One part of the Teredinibacter purpureus genome encodes these proteins:
- a CDS encoding tyrosine-type recombinase/integrase: protein MVGWNSELKTQLATELKIQPAGDSSNSGSNELPWTPNNDRDAYNSFLQRKSGSPSTERRYARELFRFYLWLYHAKKQGIKSVTPTDIESYLSFCIAPPVSWCGNSGGNTKIYDPEWRPFKKRPSINSNSRFGTKPSVNTIQNASSILKSFFSFLVKQGYLRGDPTASISGEFRPSVMASKAAKADLRSVNSSDNYPCRPAEIPEGLSETQWKCLLETIDAMPRKSSAQNMKYYRAEFVIKLLYYAGLRSEEARTHSHKAFKFDQRFNCWKLVIYGKGAKKREIPVHHELLSALKKYRAFHGLPELPRTPNSNSHIDYDVLPLFPPYKPFIRNSAGELVEALPPITERSADEWIKTLFKRAENRMKGQYSTEVTKTAINFSSSTLHTIRHTRARHMLFLEKHDIRVVQAFLGHTKILTTQIYTEPTLHDLFECANIRQS from the coding sequence ATGGTGGGCTGGAATAGCGAACTCAAAACCCAACTAGCGACAGAGCTAAAGATACAGCCGGCTGGAGACTCATCTAATTCAGGTAGCAATGAACTACCCTGGACACCCAATAATGATAGGGATGCGTATAACTCCTTTCTACAAAGAAAAAGCGGCTCACCATCAACGGAAAGACGGTACGCTAGAGAGCTCTTTAGGTTCTATTTGTGGCTCTACCACGCAAAAAAGCAAGGCATTAAGTCTGTCACACCCACAGATATCGAGTCCTATCTTAGTTTTTGTATCGCCCCGCCAGTTTCATGGTGTGGCAATAGCGGAGGAAACACCAAGATTTATGACCCGGAATGGCGTCCTTTCAAAAAACGACCTTCAATAAATTCTAATAGCCGCTTTGGCACTAAGCCATCGGTCAATACAATACAAAACGCTTCCTCTATCCTAAAGAGCTTTTTCTCGTTTTTAGTTAAGCAAGGCTATCTTCGGGGAGATCCAACCGCTTCTATTTCGGGTGAGTTCCGTCCTAGCGTTATGGCATCCAAGGCTGCGAAGGCTGACTTACGCTCCGTAAATTCATCAGACAATTACCCGTGTAGACCGGCCGAGATACCCGAAGGGTTAAGTGAAACTCAGTGGAAGTGCCTTTTAGAAACAATAGACGCGATGCCTCGTAAAAGCTCTGCACAAAACATGAAATACTACAGGGCAGAATTTGTAATTAAGCTGCTTTACTATGCGGGCCTCAGAAGCGAGGAAGCTCGCACTCATAGCCATAAGGCATTTAAGTTCGACCAAAGGTTTAATTGTTGGAAGTTAGTTATATACGGAAAAGGAGCTAAAAAGCGTGAAATCCCAGTGCACCACGAGCTTCTATCTGCACTAAAAAAATATCGGGCCTTTCACGGCCTCCCAGAGTTACCTCGAACTCCTAACTCAAACTCACACATAGATTATGACGTGTTACCGTTGTTTCCACCCTATAAACCATTTATAAGAAATTCCGCGGGAGAGCTAGTTGAGGCTCTACCTCCAATAACCGAACGATCGGCCGACGAATGGATTAAAACCTTATTTAAACGAGCCGAAAACCGCATGAAAGGCCAGTATTCAACAGAAGTGACGAAAACAGCAATTAACTTTAGCTCCTCAACCCTTCATACAATCAGGCACACACGGGCTAGGCATATGTTGTTTCTTGAAAAACACGATATTCGCGTCGTTCAAGCCTTTCTTGGCCACACAAAAATACTAACCACGCAGATTTACACGGAGCCTACACTTCACGATTTGTTTGAATGCGCGAATATCAGACAATCTTGA
- a CDS encoding TrbI/VirB10 family protein codes for MSDEPIKQKTVKRRGISSPEARGPILVGVTILVIVAVGIFLTYGYLKPNTEVKISTGVVDASSVQVEADAKTSEVYKAAKRSENKQRYDQAQSKDGGVAIPFTFDEEPKAGEAGKDIENCGCTIDEKQLEDAIRRIGLVSGDKSSRDLLRVEKSDIYISTSGQLMGENGKPLVFRSSPIHMDTTGALLDEKGIAFLTKDKEPLYLSSAGEMIDRKTQKIPLLGDLTMSSGELYMSDGRLAIRPGNMQRVARSDIYITSEGQLVTMDGKPIRHSGAYVYQNDERKLLNRNAMDVAWEQQTVYQNTNGHLVNVSGQQFKQPGVLFSYEGIMIDNEGKLTRPLVNIEKIGNSDIFRTKSNYLVDGHGLPITHYGSEVRVGPGQKLLTKSGQPVFNRSRAEVYLTEKGALRVDVGKGGIQSGVLKTSEGVALDRHAQMITRRGRLERRGMSDIYLTSDGLLSDKDGKPIMFNKKDTFLDFGSVQNNGSQGLETYDRIKVTDQYGNRIFLTLEGRLVDSQGNAVKNVGILSSSDGVLLTSSGKKIVEEQDMERVVTKDGQPVTFNGKDVFKGKDGRLYDADGNPILAPDGRAVFMDDNGNIVDETGRAIDNVDLMAGERVVKNGELATRKKLTTNNGERILHNGKEVYVDSSGRVIDADGNAVLTSDGREVFIDENGNLIDQNGNVVTEELLKTETGRAVSSSIVAGREQVVTKNGKAVKFNGRDVFKGHDGALYDENGNAITTKDGRRVFMDDEGNMVDESGNIVEEDLLTVAGERYVKSGDLLTRKQLTDSSGNSIQYQGKDVFISDDGKLVDENGVSIRTADGRDVYVNKNGDLVDEDGNLITEDLLTTTTKSKYDNGKTEVVRQVTAADGSPLLFNGKEVFSDDKGRLLDEDGNVIRTSDGREVYMDKNGNLVDKDGAMIDEKLLDKIEVRKVRDGEVSSINQLTDANGQAVFYEGKEVFTDSTGRLVDKNGNVIKTSDGRDIFLDADGNIVDKSGKKITEAILTDSSGKVISEGLKKGREKLVTKDGKIIKHNGKDVYKSKDGSLVDANGNQLLTEDGKRIYVDDQGNLVDEDGKRVDDQGFTAESITKVNSGLKKGKEASLTTGGVTSIKQLTANDGSPLTVDGKSVYIDEHGRVVDEDGKVITTSDGREVFIDEHGNLVDENGNRIDEDILSKVEARGLKQGEVSSVRQMTDSNGNAIFFDGKEVFQDSEGRLVDENGNAITTADGRDVYVDKNGNLVDKNGNRIKENLLTDVTGESISSGIKSGREKLVSKDGSAITYNGKDVFKAADGSLVDKDGNQILSADGKKIFVNDDGDLVDENGVVVTDDSFVVEERTYVKEGLKTGAEKVVTKDGKDLLFNGSKVFKDADGYLTDAQGRKILTPDGKRILVDSKGRLIDEDGKLVDDPRFESVKTENINSGFTAGLDQITTKDGKSVKYKGKNVFKKADGSLVDESGNEITTSDGRKVYMNEDGELVDIDGNIINEDLLTADSKPVTQGQLTSVPATEMKRVGDTDLFVSRDGTLLDESGKAITFNGKKVKVGKNGQLFDENGNAVTDRNGKPVFINAKGELVDNKGELINDSLLANGNGVLIDSTGKSVAKSIRQVGDSDIYQTEDGRLVDKEGKAIKFNGEDVYVGDDGRLYYENGKPVTDSEGNSVYMDPTTGNIVDRNGNEIKGSVLANSDGTLIDSSGELVNSGGKLKRIPGTDLYRTEDGQVVDSDGKPVKVNGEPVFVDDEGKLVNKYGNAIKFKGKEVYTSEDGRLVDRNGQPLIDDENRAIHLSEDGGFVNEDGESVDKTTGKVGDKPKTNRSGFSKTVNGNDQKPTINQAVAAKPKASEASPPPKPGTSTGKKPNEQGGGIRLDAASAERLQRRYAMIKAGMKNQVTQSLQVIGRDVNPGYVGVGGTSTSGLSEQEIASLTGGGASQGNPESDEGKPGKPENSVAYQKAGTMLYAVTSYQINSDFIKEVVVDIVGLPPKHPLYNSSAMGKFELVYDRMVITFDKVCPRNAECVPMKGVALDPATSAAAMASDVDHHYWYRYGGLFLSSLLEGTSEAMSESGTREESTSITGSKVTTTGLDGDKLVLRSFGKVGERFADAFADNINRPATAWLDPGEEMAIMLFDDILGSDK; via the coding sequence ATGAGCGATGAACCAATCAAGCAAAAAACAGTAAAAAGACGCGGAATAAGTTCTCCAGAAGCACGCGGTCCGATTCTTGTTGGCGTGACAATACTTGTTATTGTGGCTGTAGGGATATTTCTTACATATGGGTATCTGAAGCCAAATACCGAGGTCAAAATCTCTACGGGTGTCGTTGATGCATCCTCTGTGCAGGTTGAAGCTGATGCAAAAACATCAGAAGTATACAAAGCTGCAAAGCGATCAGAGAATAAGCAGCGATATGACCAAGCACAATCTAAGGACGGTGGGGTAGCAATACCATTTACTTTTGATGAAGAGCCGAAGGCCGGCGAAGCAGGAAAGGATATTGAAAACTGTGGGTGCACAATTGATGAAAAGCAATTGGAAGACGCAATACGCCGCATTGGATTAGTTTCCGGTGATAAGTCATCGCGTGATTTACTTCGTGTAGAAAAATCAGATATTTATATATCCACAAGCGGACAATTAATGGGCGAAAACGGAAAGCCTTTAGTTTTTCGTTCTAGCCCGATACACATGGATACGACCGGAGCTCTGCTTGATGAGAAAGGTATCGCATTTTTAACGAAGGATAAAGAACCACTGTACTTATCAAGTGCTGGTGAAATGATTGATCGTAAGACACAGAAAATACCTCTTCTAGGAGACCTAACTATGTCTTCAGGTGAATTATATATGTCTGACGGACGGTTAGCTATTCGTCCTGGAAATATGCAGCGAGTTGCTCGTTCAGATATCTACATCACCTCTGAAGGCCAGCTAGTAACCATGGATGGAAAGCCAATTCGCCATTCCGGCGCATATGTGTATCAAAATGATGAAAGGAAACTTTTAAATCGCAACGCGATGGATGTGGCTTGGGAGCAGCAAACTGTTTATCAAAATACAAATGGGCATCTTGTAAATGTCTCAGGTCAACAATTTAAGCAGCCCGGGGTATTGTTTTCCTATGAAGGCATCATGATTGACAATGAGGGGAAATTAACACGCCCGTTAGTAAATATTGAAAAAATTGGGAACAGTGACATTTTTAGAACCAAATCCAACTACTTGGTAGATGGGCATGGTTTACCCATAACACACTACGGTTCAGAAGTGAGAGTTGGACCGGGACAAAAGCTGCTAACTAAGTCTGGCCAGCCAGTTTTTAACCGAAGCCGAGCTGAGGTGTATTTAACAGAGAAGGGAGCGCTAAGGGTAGATGTAGGTAAAGGCGGTATTCAATCTGGAGTGTTAAAAACGTCAGAAGGTGTTGCGCTAGATCGTCATGCACAGATGATTACACGACGAGGTCGCTTAGAGCGTCGCGGAATGTCAGACATATATCTGACATCAGATGGATTACTATCCGATAAGGACGGTAAGCCCATCATGTTCAATAAAAAAGATACGTTTTTAGATTTCGGATCAGTGCAAAATAATGGAAGTCAGGGGCTGGAAACTTACGATCGTATTAAGGTTACAGACCAATACGGTAATCGGATTTTTCTAACCTTAGAAGGAAGGCTTGTAGATTCTCAAGGGAATGCCGTAAAAAATGTTGGGATCCTATCATCATCCGATGGTGTTTTGCTTACGTCTTCAGGGAAAAAGATAGTCGAAGAGCAAGATATGGAGCGGGTTGTTACCAAAGATGGCCAACCAGTAACGTTTAATGGTAAGGACGTCTTCAAAGGGAAAGATGGGCGTCTATATGATGCAGACGGAAACCCAATTCTTGCACCCGATGGCCGAGCTGTATTTATGGACGACAACGGGAATATCGTCGATGAGACTGGTCGTGCGATTGATAACGTTGACCTAATGGCTGGCGAGCGCGTAGTTAAAAACGGTGAGCTTGCCACTAGAAAGAAACTCACCACCAATAATGGCGAGCGAATTCTTCATAATGGAAAAGAGGTTTATGTTGATTCTAGTGGGCGTGTCATAGATGCCGACGGAAATGCTGTTCTCACAAGCGATGGGCGTGAGGTTTTTATCGATGAAAATGGAAATCTTATTGATCAAAACGGCAACGTAGTGACCGAAGAGCTACTTAAAACGGAAACAGGTAGAGCCGTCTCGTCAAGTATTGTAGCTGGTAGGGAGCAGGTTGTTACAAAAAATGGCAAAGCAGTTAAATTTAATGGACGAGATGTGTTTAAAGGTCACGATGGCGCTCTATATGATGAGAATGGTAATGCCATCACCACAAAGGATGGAAGACGTGTATTTATGGACGATGAAGGAAATATGGTGGATGAAAGTGGGAATATTGTTGAGGAAGATCTTCTAACAGTGGCAGGCGAGCGTTACGTAAAGAGCGGCGATCTTCTTACCAGAAAGCAGCTTACCGATAGTTCTGGTAATTCCATTCAATATCAAGGGAAGGACGTTTTCATTTCTGATGATGGAAAATTGGTAGACGAAAATGGAGTTTCGATACGTACTGCGGACGGCCGAGATGTTTATGTGAACAAAAATGGAGACCTTGTTGACGAAGATGGAAATCTCATTACTGAGGACCTTCTTACGACTACTACCAAGAGTAAATATGATAACGGTAAGACTGAAGTTGTTCGTCAAGTTACCGCTGCTGATGGAAGTCCGCTGCTGTTCAATGGCAAAGAAGTCTTCTCGGATGATAAAGGGCGCCTTTTAGATGAGGATGGAAATGTGATACGCACCTCTGATGGGCGTGAAGTCTATATGGATAAGAATGGAAATCTTGTTGATAAAGATGGGGCAATGATCGATGAAAAACTGTTAGATAAAATTGAAGTACGAAAAGTCAGAGATGGTGAAGTTTCTTCAATAAATCAGCTGACGGACGCCAATGGGCAGGCGGTCTTTTATGAAGGAAAAGAAGTCTTTACTGATAGCACTGGACGGTTAGTCGATAAGAACGGCAATGTTATCAAAACGAGCGATGGGAGAGATATCTTTCTCGACGCTGATGGAAATATTGTTGACAAGAGTGGAAAGAAAATTACGGAGGCAATACTGACGGACTCCTCCGGTAAAGTAATTAGCGAAGGCCTAAAAAAAGGTCGAGAAAAGCTAGTAACTAAAGATGGAAAAATCATTAAGCATAACGGTAAGGACGTTTACAAATCAAAAGACGGCTCTCTAGTTGACGCGAATGGCAATCAGTTGCTGACTGAAGATGGAAAACGTATTTACGTAGATGACCAGGGTAATTTAGTTGATGAAGATGGTAAGCGCGTTGATGACCAAGGATTTACAGCTGAATCAATAACTAAGGTGAACTCCGGTCTTAAAAAAGGTAAGGAAGCATCCCTTACTACCGGAGGTGTCACTTCAATTAAACAGCTCACCGCCAATGATGGATCACCACTAACTGTTGATGGTAAATCTGTCTATATAGATGAACATGGTCGTGTTGTAGATGAGGATGGCAAGGTAATTACCACCTCTGACGGACGTGAGGTGTTTATTGATGAACATGGAAATCTAGTTGATGAAAATGGAAATAGAATTGACGAAGATATTTTGTCCAAAGTAGAGGCAAGAGGCTTAAAGCAAGGGGAAGTTTCCAGCGTTCGTCAGATGACAGATAGTAATGGGAATGCGATTTTCTTCGATGGGAAAGAGGTTTTTCAGGATTCTGAAGGCCGGCTAGTTGATGAAAATGGAAATGCCATAACAACAGCAGATGGTAGGGATGTGTATGTTGACAAAAATGGCAATCTCGTGGACAAGAACGGAAACCGGATAAAAGAAAACCTACTAACAGATGTGACGGGTGAGTCCATCAGCTCAGGGATAAAGTCCGGCCGTGAAAAACTAGTATCGAAAGACGGATCTGCAATTACCTACAACGGCAAAGATGTATTTAAGGCAGCTGATGGTTCATTAGTAGATAAAGATGGAAATCAAATTCTTTCAGCTGATGGCAAAAAAATATTTGTTAATGATGACGGAGATCTTGTTGACGAGAATGGCGTTGTTGTTACTGATGATTCATTCGTGGTGGAAGAGCGTACATATGTTAAAGAAGGTTTAAAAACCGGAGCCGAGAAGGTTGTTACCAAAGACGGGAAAGACCTACTTTTCAACGGAAGCAAGGTATTTAAAGATGCTGATGGGTATCTGACTGATGCTCAAGGTAGAAAAATACTAACTCCTGACGGAAAGCGCATTCTTGTTGACTCAAAAGGTCGCCTGATTGACGAAGATGGAAAGCTGGTAGATGACCCGAGGTTTGAATCTGTTAAGACTGAGAATATTAATTCTGGTTTTACTGCTGGCCTTGATCAAATAACAACTAAGGACGGAAAATCTGTCAAATACAAAGGTAAGAATGTATTTAAAAAGGCAGATGGTTCGCTTGTTGACGAAAGCGGTAACGAAATTACCACTTCGGATGGACGCAAAGTTTATATGAACGAGGATGGAGAGCTCGTTGATATTGATGGAAATATCATAAATGAGGATTTGCTGACGGCTGATAGTAAACCTGTAACCCAAGGCCAGCTGACGAGCGTTCCTGCAACAGAGATGAAACGAGTAGGTGATACAGATTTATTTGTGTCCCGTGACGGAACCCTACTAGACGAAAGCGGAAAAGCCATTACCTTCAATGGGAAGAAAGTAAAAGTTGGGAAGAATGGTCAGTTGTTTGATGAGAATGGGAACGCCGTGACAGACAGAAATGGTAAACCCGTTTTTATCAATGCTAAGGGTGAACTCGTCGATAACAAAGGAGAGTTAATTAATGACTCGTTATTAGCGAACGGTAATGGTGTGTTAATTGACTCCACAGGTAAATCGGTTGCTAAATCGATACGCCAAGTTGGCGATTCCGATATTTACCAGACTGAAGATGGAAGGCTCGTGGATAAGGAGGGTAAGGCGATTAAGTTCAACGGCGAAGATGTCTATGTAGGTGACGACGGCCGCTTGTATTACGAGAATGGTAAACCTGTGACTGATAGCGAAGGAAACAGTGTCTATATGGATCCAACAACGGGAAATATCGTTGATAGGAACGGAAATGAAATCAAGGGGAGTGTGTTAGCAAATAGTGACGGCACACTAATTGATTCAAGTGGTGAGCTTGTGAACTCAGGAGGAAAATTAAAACGGATACCAGGAACAGATCTTTATAGAACCGAAGATGGACAGGTAGTAGATAGTGACGGGAAGCCAGTGAAGGTGAATGGTGAACCTGTCTTTGTTGATGATGAAGGAAAATTGGTTAATAAATATGGTAACGCAATTAAATTTAAAGGTAAGGAAGTTTATACGTCTGAAGATGGTAGGTTAGTTGATCGAAATGGACAGCCTTTAATTGATGATGAGAATCGAGCTATCCATTTATCTGAAGACGGCGGCTTTGTAAATGAAGACGGCGAATCAGTTGATAAAACAACTGGTAAGGTTGGAGATAAGCCAAAAACAAACCGTTCGGGGTTTAGTAAGACGGTTAATGGAAATGATCAAAAGCCCACTATTAACCAGGCTGTGGCTGCGAAGCCAAAGGCTAGTGAAGCATCCCCACCTCCAAAGCCTGGCACGTCGACTGGTAAAAAGCCGAACGAACAGGGTGGCGGTATTCGCTTGGATGCGGCTTCAGCCGAGCGCTTACAAAGACGTTACGCGATGATTAAGGCTGGCATGAAAAATCAAGTTACCCAGTCACTACAAGTAATTGGAAGAGATGTTAATCCTGGTTATGTTGGGGTGGGAGGGACATCAACTTCTGGTCTCTCAGAGCAGGAAATTGCTTCATTGACTGGTGGCGGTGCATCACAAGGTAATCCTGAATCCGATGAAGGAAAGCCAGGAAAGCCAGAAAACTCTGTCGCTTATCAGAAGGCGGGCACCATGTTGTATGCAGTTACTTCCTATCAGATTAATAGTGATTTTATTAAGGAAGTAGTAGTTGATATTGTTGGGTTGCCGCCTAAACATCCTTTATATAACTCCTCCGCGATGGGTAAATTTGAACTGGTCTATGACCGAATGGTCATCACGTTCGACAAGGTTTGCCCTAGGAACGCCGAGTGCGTCCCAATGAAGGGTGTAGCACTCGATCCGGCAACATCCGCTGCGGCAATGGCTTCTGACGTTGATCATCACTATTGGTATCGATATGGAGGACTTTTCCTTTCTTCGTTGTTGGAGGGAACATCTGAAGCTATGAGTGAATCTGGCACTAGAGAAGAATCAACCTCCATTACTGGTTCCAAGGTTACAACAACCGGGTTAGATGGAGATAAATTAGTATTAAGATCATTTGGTAAAGTAGGTGAACGTTTTGCTGATGCATTCGCAGATAATATCAATAGGCCTGCGACAGCTTGGTTAGATCCTGGAGAGGAGATGGCTATCATGCTGTTCGACGACATATTGGGCAGTGACAAGTAG
- a CDS encoding DotH/IcmK family type IV secretion protein — MASESIHNGKEVYVDSSGRVIDADGNAVLTSDGREVFIDENGNLVNKDGAMIDEKLLDKIEVRKVRDGEVSSINQLTDANGQAVFTIDNVASDSVLKDIVLGIAPENYEKMETSDSNVEAWRFKESLFIRTIYSPSSPLPRGIHHGPSGYTAYRLNDMPILVMTSSDGYEKKITIKRGVK, encoded by the coding sequence ATGGCGAGCGAATCCATTCATAATGGAAAAGAGGTTTATGTTGATTCTAGTGGGCGTGTCATAGATGCCGACGGAAATGCTGTTCTCACAAGCGATGGGCGTGAGGTTTTTATCGATGAAAATGGAAATCTTGTTAATAAAGATGGGGCAATGATCGATGAAAAACTGTTAGATAAAATTGAAGTACGAAAAGTCAGAGATGGTGAAGTTTCTTCAATAAATCAGCTGACGGACGCCAATGGGCAGGCGGTATTTACAATTGATAATGTCGCGTCCGATTCGGTTCTAAAGGATATTGTTTTAGGTATAGCTCCCGAAAACTACGAGAAAATGGAAACTTCAGATTCTAATGTTGAGGCATGGCGTTTTAAAGAGAGTTTATTTATCCGAACTATTTACAGCCCGTCGTCGCCTCTGCCTAGAGGGATACATCATGGCCCCTCTGGATACACTGCATATCGACTAAATGATATGCCAATTTTAGTTATGACATCTTCTGATGGATATGAAAAGAAAATTACGATTAAACGGGGAGTGAAGTAA
- a CDS encoding DotH/IcmK family type IV secretion protein → MNKQIKYLALGCLLVVNISTAEEGGQGYDDLHKITSGKTAADDVPTAKLSERAFEALIEEMYPTTPNQLKRLQETKKALDNVLYDNKQPTALTDIIPVSTKPGAKPIVIRVAPFHTSTINVIDSTGQPWPITSIMHGNDTDYAVAKVDGHAYANIVRVDAKREVGTTNLNISLADLSTTITVTMQNNTDEYHPSPILQIDKEGPQAKAQPVFTIDNVASDSVLKDIVLGIAPENYEKMETSDSNVEAWRFKESLFIRTIYSPSSPLPRGIHHGPSGYTAYRLNDMPILVMTSSDGYEKKITIKRGVK, encoded by the coding sequence ATGAATAAACAGATAAAATATTTAGCGTTGGGTTGTTTATTGGTCGTGAATATTTCCACAGCAGAAGAAGGTGGCCAAGGATACGATGATTTGCACAAGATTACATCTGGCAAAACAGCAGCAGACGATGTGCCAACTGCAAAGCTATCTGAACGGGCATTTGAAGCTCTAATTGAAGAGATGTATCCAACAACTCCAAATCAGCTAAAAAGGCTTCAAGAAACAAAAAAAGCCTTGGACAACGTGCTTTACGACAATAAGCAGCCCACGGCGTTAACCGATATTATTCCTGTGTCGACTAAACCAGGAGCGAAACCAATTGTAATTAGAGTAGCTCCTTTCCATACCTCTACAATTAACGTAATTGATTCGACAGGACAACCTTGGCCGATAACATCAATCATGCATGGAAATGACACCGATTATGCCGTTGCAAAGGTCGATGGTCATGCCTACGCAAATATCGTGAGAGTTGATGCAAAACGTGAAGTCGGCACCACTAACTTAAATATCTCTTTAGCGGACCTTTCGACAACAATTACTGTAACTATGCAGAATAACACTGACGAGTATCACCCTTCCCCAATTTTGCAAATTGATAAGGAGGGTCCGCAAGCCAAGGCACAGCCGGTATTTACAATTGATAATGTCGCGTCCGATTCGGTTCTAAAGGATATTGTTTTAGGTATAGCTCCCGAAAACTACGAGAAAATGGAAACTTCAGATTCTAATGTTGAGGCATGGCGTTTTAAAGAGAGTTTATTTATCCGAACTATTTACAGCCCGTCGTCGCCTCTGCCTAGAGGGATACATCATGGCCCCTCTGGATACACTGCATATCGACTAAATGATATGCCAATTTTAGTTATGACATCTTCTGATGGATATGAAAAGAAAATTACGATTAAACGGGGAGTGAAGTAA
- a CDS encoding DotI/IcmL family type IV secretion protein — translation MSENIIDAKEKHAEKRDKIEEGIRATAPRGIPKCTAPSSSHVVLDNKEWYRSFAKISLYALLFSTVCAASVSFALAYVMARPPEALSYLMDEDGRVVKLESIRKPSLTNTEVSNWAADKILDIHSLTFTDYDDHIQTLRSNFTINAFNEYQKALKSSKSLEKIRSDRLVMWAEPKEAPKIVSAKETGGKFTWVVEMKITQFVGGGEYIANGTEMLATIVIERTSRTRNLSGVVISKYLAKELGSE, via the coding sequence ATGTCCGAAAATATTATTGATGCTAAAGAAAAGCATGCGGAAAAACGAGATAAAATTGAAGAGGGAATACGAGCAACCGCTCCGAGAGGAATCCCAAAGTGTACAGCACCGTCTTCGTCACATGTGGTGCTAGACAACAAAGAGTGGTATCGAAGCTTTGCGAAAATATCGCTATATGCTCTTCTTTTTTCAACAGTTTGTGCTGCTTCGGTATCTTTTGCGTTGGCGTATGTTATGGCGCGACCGCCGGAGGCTCTAAGCTATCTAATGGATGAAGATGGGCGTGTAGTAAAACTGGAATCTATCAGAAAGCCATCTCTTACCAATACAGAAGTTTCAAATTGGGCTGCAGATAAAATACTTGATATTCATAGCCTGACATTTACCGACTATGACGACCACATCCAAACACTCCGATCGAATTTTACAATCAACGCCTTTAATGAATATCAAAAAGCACTCAAGTCTTCCAAGAGTTTAGAGAAAATCCGCTCTGATAGATTGGTTATGTGGGCAGAACCAAAAGAGGCGCCAAAAATAGTTAGCGCCAAAGAAACCGGAGGCAAATTCACATGGGTGGTTGAAATGAAAATCACTCAGTTTGTGGGTGGCGGCGAATATATTGCCAACGGTACAGAAATGCTTGCAACGATTGTTATCGAGCGGACATCTCGAACTCGAAATCTTTCGGGCGTCGTAATTTCCAAATATTTGGCCAAAGAATTGGGCTCCGAGTGA
- a CDS encoding DotI/IcmL family type IV secretion protein: protein MEDSLSLQYSEEEISEIQNQNVETAKRIRLYLLGTASLGFYTALIALYLFVKASGSFELVTFLNDHNGSTERITPYRNPDVTDRQAMHWARDKASELLSLSFNSYADQIRRRKQYFVGDGWMKYQLSLIENKVTETLREEGLIITAINQDTPRLLQSYSLNGNKNWRIEMPILQTIQGASDTPKTVKKIVSITVEQTRRDEAIEGLKIRVFGVIQ from the coding sequence ATGGAAGATAGTTTAAGTCTGCAATATAGCGAAGAGGAAATATCGGAGATACAAAATCAAAATGTAGAAACGGCGAAGCGAATTCGACTGTATTTACTTGGTACGGCGAGTCTTGGTTTTTATACCGCACTGATTGCTTTGTATTTATTTGTTAAGGCTTCAGGTTCCTTCGAGCTAGTCACTTTTTTGAACGACCACAACGGCTCAACAGAACGCATTACTCCTTATCGAAATCCAGATGTAACTGATCGGCAGGCAATGCATTGGGCTCGCGATAAAGCAAGCGAGCTCTTATCGTTGAGTTTTAATAGCTATGCAGATCAGATTCGCCGACGGAAGCAATACTTTGTTGGTGACGGTTGGATGAAGTACCAGCTTTCCCTAATCGAAAATAAGGTTACAGAAACTCTGCGAGAAGAAGGCCTTATTATCACTGCTATAAATCAAGATACACCGAGATTACTGCAGAGTTACTCGTTAAACGGAAATAAGAATTGGAGAATAGAAATGCCGATACTCCAAACAATACAAGGGGCTTCCGACACGCCTAAAACTGTTAAGAAGATTGTATCCATAACGGTTGAGCAGACGAGACGAGACGAGGCTATAGAAGGTTTGAAAATACGTGTATTTGGTGTAATCCAATAG